The following proteins are encoded in a genomic region of Methanobrevibacter sp.:
- a CDS encoding calcium-translocating P-type ATPase, PMCA-type, giving the protein MDKILEIYDTSKMGLSNTEVINRQKRYGLNELKEEKKQHPIVLFLSQFLDILIILLLIAAVVAYFVGDIIDSYVILLVVCLNAVIGFTQEYRAEKAMEKLKTLVSTEAIVKRDGDVQIVPGNQLTVGDIVLIEEGDKVPADLILIKANDLRIDESSLTGESLPVTKTADYDSDVPIDIRKNEKKLAPHITYMDSTVIKGNGVGVVFAVGMETSIGKIAEMIQGEETETPLQKKIDKLGKVLAAIAIVVCAFVFVVGFLRGIPLAENFMTAVSLAVAAIPEGLPAVLTLTLALGMQHMAKSHAIVRKLLAVETLGSCTIVCSDKTGTLTENKMTVRAEKVLDGEMLNLISCLCVNSSKQDGKIIGDPTDGAIMEYGEKHNYLRSDFERKNPRVKEIPLDSERKRMTTIHEDGEKYIVLSKGAPEIILDSCKYINDNGTIKIIDAEIKENILNEIADMTSSALRVIGFGYKEYDYNPDDTNDEIETGLTFVGLLGLMDPPREEAKEAVKQCIEAGIQVKMITGDHQDTAAAIAREIGILTDGIVINGEELDNLTQEEYLKIVDDIQVYARVYPEQKMRIVETLENKGNVVSMTGDGVNDAPALKKASIGVAMGSGTDVAKESADMVIQDDNFATIIKAIKEGRKIYDNIKRFIKFQVSTNIGAILTILGASFMSLPLPFNPVQLLWINIIMDGPPAQTLGMEGAEKDIMQRDPKTGDILNKNVLVKIAVAGIVMALGTLGLYAYQLNIGASQTKAMTVAFTMFVIYQLFNAYNSKANSDKKSIYLYLAILISFVLQVLVIYIPYLQMIFRTTSIDLIDWIMMFIVACTILISNKIMNKAIPLD; this is encoded by the coding sequence ATAGACAAAATTTTAGAAATATATGACACATCTAAAATGGGTTTAAGCAATACTGAAGTAATAAACAGACAAAAAAGATATGGTTTAAATGAACTTAAAGAAGAAAAGAAACAACATCCCATTGTTTTATTTTTAAGCCAATTTTTAGACATTTTAATCATTCTTCTTCTTATAGCTGCCGTTGTGGCATACTTTGTTGGAGACATAATCGACAGCTATGTTATCCTACTTGTAGTTTGTTTGAATGCAGTTATTGGATTTACCCAAGAATACCGTGCCGAAAAGGCAATGGAAAAACTTAAAACACTGGTTTCCACTGAAGCGATAGTTAAAAGGGATGGGGATGTCCAGATTGTTCCTGGAAATCAGCTAACAGTGGGAGACATAGTTTTAATTGAAGAAGGGGATAAAGTACCTGCCGATCTTATTTTAATAAAAGCCAATGACCTGAGAATTGACGAATCATCCCTTACAGGGGAATCCCTGCCTGTAACCAAAACTGCAGATTATGATTCTGATGTTCCAATAGACATCAGGAAAAATGAGAAAAAATTAGCTCCCCACATCACATATATGGATTCAACAGTAATAAAAGGAAATGGTGTGGGAGTTGTCTTTGCCGTTGGAATGGAAACTTCCATAGGTAAAATAGCTGAAATGATTCAGGGAGAGGAAACAGAGACTCCACTTCAAAAGAAAATCGATAAGCTTGGAAAGGTTCTTGCGGCAATAGCAATTGTGGTATGTGCATTCGTATTTGTTGTGGGATTCTTAAGAGGCATTCCACTTGCTGAGAATTTCATGACTGCAGTATCCCTTGCTGTTGCGGCCATTCCTGAAGGCCTTCCAGCTGTTTTGACACTCACACTTGCTTTGGGAATGCAGCATATGGCCAAATCACATGCTATTGTAAGGAAACTTTTAGCTGTAGAAACTCTAGGTTCATGTACAATCGTCTGCAGTGACAAAACAGGAACCCTTACTGAAAACAAGATGACCGTAAGAGCTGAAAAGGTATTGGACGGCGAAATGCTGAATCTAATCAGTTGCTTGTGCGTTAACAGTTCAAAGCAGGATGGGAAAATTATTGGAGACCCTACTGATGGAGCCATAATGGAGTATGGTGAAAAACACAATTATCTCAGAAGCGATTTCGAGAGGAAAAATCCTAGAGTCAAGGAGATTCCATTGGACAGTGAAAGAAAAAGAATGACAACTATACATGAAGATGGTGAAAAATACATTGTCCTAAGTAAAGGAGCGCCAGAAATAATTTTGGATTCATGCAAATACATAAATGATAATGGAACTATTAAAATAATTGATGCTGAAATTAAGGAAAACATACTTAACGAAATCGCAGATATGACAAGTTCAGCACTGAGGGTGATTGGGTTCGGATACAAGGAATATGACTACAATCCGGACGACACAAATGACGAGATTGAAACAGGATTGACATTTGTAGGATTGCTCGGACTGATGGATCCTCCAAGAGAAGAAGCAAAAGAAGCTGTGAAACAATGTATAGAAGCGGGAATTCAGGTAAAAATGATTACTGGAGACCACCAGGACACAGCAGCGGCCATTGCACGTGAAATAGGAATCCTGACAGATGGAATTGTAATCAACGGAGAAGAACTTGACAACTTAACACAGGAAGAGTACCTGAAAATCGTTGACGACATCCAAGTATATGCAAGGGTATATCCTGAACAGAAAATGCGTATAGTCGAAACATTGGAAAACAAGGGAAATGTAGTTTCAATGACTGGAGATGGAGTAAACGATGCACCTGCACTTAAAAAAGCTTCAATAGGTGTTGCAATGGGTTCAGGAACTGATGTTGCAAAAGAATCAGCAGACATGGTCATTCAGGACGACAACTTTGCAACAATCATAAAAGCAATTAAGGAAGGAAGGAAAATCTATGACAACATCAAAAGATTTATCAAATTCCAGGTATCAACAAACATAGGAGCTATCCTCACCATTCTTGGAGCTTCATTCATGTCCCTTCCACTGCCATTCAACCCTGTGCAGCTTTTATGGATAAACATCATAATGGACGGCCCTCCAGCGCAGACCCTGGGAATGGAAGGTGCTGAAAAGGACATCATGCAAAGAGATCCTAAAACAGGAGACATACTAAACAAAAATGTTCTTGTAAAGATAGCTGTAGCAGGTATTGTAATGGCATTGGGAACATTGGGATTATACGCTTATCAACTAAACATTGGAGCATCACAAACAAAGGCAATGACTGTTGCATTTACAATGTTTGTAATATATCAGCTGTTCAATGCATACAATTCAAAAGCAAACTCAGATAAAAAGAGTATATATCTCTACTTGGCAATTTTAATATCATTTGTCCTCCAGGTTCTTGTAATCTATATCCCATACTTGCAAATGATATTTAGAACTACATCAATTGATTTAATTGATTGGATAATGATGTTTATCGTAGCATGTACTATCCTAATATCAAACAAGATAATGAACAAAGCGATTCCATTAGATTAG
- a CDS encoding UPF0146 family protein — MCEKRPVNIAEIGIGKFTQVYDFLNSQDGINVIKIDINPADEDVIKDDITNPTESLYENLDIIYSIRPPSEIHPYLIRLKDLNNAKIIIKPLFNEDVNTGPIKMKLKNYKKASFYIL, encoded by the coding sequence TTGTGTGAAAAAAGACCAGTCAACATTGCAGAAATAGGCATTGGAAAATTCACACAGGTATATGATTTTTTAAATTCGCAGGATGGAATCAACGTCATTAAAATTGATATAAATCCTGCAGACGAAGACGTTATAAAAGATGATATCACAAATCCCACTGAAAGTCTTTATGAGAACTTAGACATTATTTATTCCATCAGACCCCCAAGTGAAATTCATCCCTATTTAATTAGATTGAAAGATTTAAATAATGCTAAAATCATAATTAAACCTTTATTCAATGAGGATGTGAATACCGGGCCAATCAAAATGAAGCTCAAGAATTATAAAAAAGCAAGTTTTTATATTCTATAA
- the rimI gene encoding ribosomal protein S18-alanine N-acetyltransferase: protein MLIREFVPADVKRVLEIEINSFDEESYGLNMFLKLHEMGIGFLVAEEEGYVIGYVLFWIKHEYEGHIISIAVDEKYRHSKVGTKLLSHAIMVLNQCNIEYITLEVNENNDGAFNFYKKFNFEVDRLVPGYYSNEDGAIVMKLEVKRV, encoded by the coding sequence ATGTTGATAAGAGAATTTGTCCCTGCTGATGTAAAAAGAGTACTTGAGATAGAAATTAATTCTTTTGACGAAGAATCATATGGGCTGAACATGTTTTTAAAATTACATGAGATGGGTATCGGCTTTTTGGTGGCTGAAGAAGAAGGTTATGTAATTGGATATGTTTTATTTTGGATTAAACATGAATATGAAGGACATATTATCTCAATAGCCGTTGATGAAAAGTATAGGCATTCAAAAGTAGGAACAAAGCTGTTGTCCCATGCCATAATGGTTCTTAACCAATGCAATATTGAATATATCACATTGGAAGTGAATGAGAATAATGACGGTGCATTTAACTTCTATAAAAAGTTCAACTTTGAAGTTGACAGGTTAGTTCCAGGCTATTACAGCAATGAAGACGGTGCTATTGTCATGAAATTAGAAGTTAAAAGGGTATAG
- a CDS encoding zinc ribbon domain-containing protein yields MVLRRCPQCHGTTDDKYGFCLKCGYEYPDKKNIDYTNISGENTTKCISCGFENPEEADFCVNCGMPLIFNKQFENTGNKPIVIKYGSIGGSKPEEPTDYKKTSNLVIALGYIFSILGGIIGLIFAIYLSTRKDPRARKHGHIQLGIFIFYLIIIGINIATGSVTVDQIANMTTMQKLYPFNF; encoded by the coding sequence ATGGTGTTAAGAAGATGTCCTCAATGTCATGGAACAACAGATGACAAATACGGTTTTTGTTTAAAGTGCGGGTATGAATATCCTGACAAAAAAAATATAGACTATACAAACATATCCGGCGAAAATACCACCAAATGTATTTCATGCGGATTTGAAAATCCGGAAGAAGCAGATTTTTGCGTTAACTGTGGAATGCCTTTAATTTTCAACAAACAATTTGAAAACACTGGCAACAAACCAATCGTTATAAAATATGGTAGTATCGGAGGTTCAAAACCTGAAGAACCGACAGACTATAAAAAGACAAGCAATCTTGTAATTGCCCTAGGATACATATTCTCCATCCTTGGAGGAATAATAGGACTGATATTTGCAATCTACCTGTCCACAAGAAAAGATCCGAGAGCACGCAAACATGGCCATATTCAACTTGGAATCTTCATATTTTACCTAATCATAATAGGAATAAACATCGCAACAGGTTCAGTTACAGTTGATCAGATAGCCAACATGACAACCATGCAAAAACTATACCCTTTTAACTTCTAA
- the prf1 gene encoding peptide chain release factor aRF-1, with protein MAETSSKELYEFKKTLKELSEKRGKGTELVSVYIPPDKQLSDVGKHMRDELGQSANIKSKSTRKNVQSAIEVILQRIRLFKKPPANGLVLFVGMIPKGGPGTEKMETFVFEPPEPVTTYWYQCNNEFFLEPLEYMIEERETYGLAVVDRKEATIATLKGKRINILGHLTSGVPGKHKAGGQSQRRFDRVIDLAAHEFKKRIGEHMNEDFLPLKDDLKGVIVGGPGFTKEEFVDGDYLQYEIKDKVIATVDTSYTGEPGIREVIDKSADILNNLDVMHEKKTVQRFLKELIKEHGLASYGEEEVRNNLIIGAVDTLLLSEDLLAIRKVLKCPNCGRIQEVTIRSEEEFEKLGLKCESCNDSLKEESSKTLVEELVEKAEEMNTDVEFISSETEEGMQLLKAFGGIAAILRYCVS; from the coding sequence ATGGCAGAAACATCATCAAAAGAATTATATGAATTTAAAAAAACACTAAAGGAATTATCAGAAAAAAGGGGTAAGGGTACTGAACTGGTGTCCGTTTACATACCTCCTGATAAGCAACTTAGTGATGTTGGAAAGCACATGAGGGATGAATTGGGTCAGAGTGCTAACATTAAGAGTAAATCCACAAGAAAAAATGTACAATCAGCAATTGAGGTTATTTTGCAAAGGATTAGGTTATTTAAAAAACCTCCTGCTAACGGTTTGGTTTTATTTGTTGGTATGATTCCAAAAGGAGGTCCTGGAACTGAAAAAATGGAAACCTTTGTTTTTGAACCTCCTGAACCTGTTACTACATATTGGTATCAATGTAACAATGAGTTTTTCCTAGAGCCTCTCGAATATATGATTGAAGAGCGTGAAACCTACGGTTTAGCTGTAGTTGACAGAAAAGAAGCAACAATAGCTACTTTGAAAGGTAAAAGAATTAACATATTGGGTCATTTGACCAGTGGTGTTCCTGGTAAACACAAGGCGGGGGGACAATCTCAAAGAAGGTTCGATCGTGTAATTGACCTCGCTGCACACGAATTCAAAAAGAGAATTGGGGAACATATGAATGAGGACTTTTTACCTTTAAAGGATGATTTGAAGGGTGTTATTGTTGGCGGTCCTGGATTTACAAAAGAGGAATTTGTAGATGGGGACTATCTCCAATATGAAATTAAGGACAAGGTAATCGCTACTGTTGACACTTCATATACTGGTGAACCTGGTATCCGTGAAGTCATTGATAAATCTGCAGACATCTTAAACAATCTGGATGTAATGCATGAGAAGAAGACAGTTCAAAGATTCCTGAAGGAATTGATTAAGGAACATGGTCTTGCATCTTATGGTGAAGAGGAAGTCAGAAATAACCTGATTATCGGTGCTGTGGATACATTGCTTTTATCTGAAGATCTTTTAGCTATTCGTAAAGTATTGAAATGTCCTAATTGTGGTAGAATACAGGAAGTTACCATTAGGAGTGAAGAGGAGTTTGAGAAACTGGGCTTGAAATGTGAAAGCTGTAATGATTCACTTAAGGAGGAAAGTTCAAAAACTCTTGTTGAAGAATTAGTTGAAAAGGCTGAAGAAATGAATACTGATGTTGAATTCATTTCATCTGAAACAGAAGAGGGTATGCAACTTCTGAAAGCATTTGGTGGAATTGCAGCTATCTTAAGATACTGTGTAAGTTAA